One region of Takifugu flavidus isolate HTHZ2018 chromosome 14, ASM371156v2, whole genome shotgun sequence genomic DNA includes:
- the prdm15 gene encoding PR domain zinc finger protein 15 yields MHSGHIASGLAPFLERIGTRSQDSINEGSITEKVEMMAEQTPDEFIWCEDCGQYHNSECPELGPVVTVHDSFVLSRARSSLPSSLEIRQLTNGEEGVFVLHRLVKRTRFGPFEAKRLPHLENEGAFPLKIFRRDGSVACLDTSSEDDCNWMMLVRPADDHQHQNLTAYQLEEDLFFNTSQDVLPGAELRVWYGAFYAKKMNKPTLKRLIQAPLPPPQPDVTPLLTKTDICENAGAHPRPGAEQNAAGNMLIHLDEEKTVTVHPVDLLLPLDVGPSQNVAAPSAPLGARKAHRQGRKARARRPGMLAAAARSIDLKLPVERAQLLAAAEDALLSGPEGFAILKRHKVREHKRVYRCSLCNKVFQNSSNLNRHIRSHGDKLFKCDECDKLFSRKESLKQHISYKHSKNIPDQEYKYKCNTCDKSFRLENALKFHNCRTDDKTFQCDICSRFFSTNSNLSKHKKKHGEKLYSCEICNKMFYRKDVMQEHHRRHGVGPKHMKREEIEANGDEGTKYRKEPSPCPICNKVFSCRSNMNKHLLTHGDKKYTCEICARKFFRVDVLRDHIHVHFKDIALMNEQERDGFIRKIGISAGDSDDMDDDEDESDPGHHKYNCKKCQLSFAKGREYLKHILEQHKEKGHGCGICNRRFALKATYNAHLVIHREQLPDPAVQKYIHPCEICGRIFNSIGNLERHKIIHTGVKSHRCDKCNKSFARKDMLKEHLRVHDDIRDFLCAECGKGMKTKHALRHHMKLHKGIKEYECKECNRKFAQKVNMLKHYKRHTGIKDFMCELCGKTFSERTTLETHKLIHTVGKTWTCATCDKKYLTEYMLQKHVHLTHEKVEAQSCHLCGTKVSTRASMNRHLRRKHPEVASARLDEFEDLREPPAVSEASVNAVQPSLTMDKDGMSQDRHGRASRQSRKKQRVESDTELSDSDEYVDFGSAGEINTVIVGEETETSSAVQSIQQVVVLADPSAPSAPSPNTLSNITVTPISTSSASQFTSLQPVAVGHLTTNDRPLTLDNSILTVTFDTVSGSAMLHNRQPELIPETVGPSGAAATPQSVAHFINVTTLVNPMAHQLETPALAWRPVMAAEGPAMVEGAQEGQDMQPQGQEPGRAVQNQPANLQQQSGSAQQMFTY; encoded by the exons ATGCACTCCGGGCACATCGCTTCCGGTCTTGCGCCGTTTCTGGAGCGGATTGGAACCCGGAGTCAGGATTCGATAAATGAAGGGTCGATTACAGAAAAG gttGAGATGATGGCTGAGCAAACTCCAGATGAGTTCATCT ggtgtgAGGACTGTGGCCAGTACCATAACTCAGAATGTCCTGAGTTGGGGCCTGTGGTGACAGTCCACGACTCCTTTGTCCTGAGCCGTGCACG GTCGTCTTTGCCGAGCAGCCTGGAGATCAGACAGCTGACCAACGGAGAGGAGGGCGTGTTTGTTCTGCACCGGCTGGTCAAGAGAACCCGGTTTGGGCCGTTTGAGGCAAAGAGGCTCCCTCACCTAGAAAATGAAGGAGCGTTCCCACTCAAG ATCTTCCGGAGAGACGGAAGTGTGGCGTGTTTAGACACCAGCAGTGAAGACGATTGCAACTGGATGATGCTGGTGCGGCCTGCCGATGACCATCAGCACCAGAACCTGACAGCttaccagctggaggaggacttGTTCTTCAACACCTCCCAG GACGTGCTTCCAGGAGCAGAGTTGAGGGTCTGGTATGGCGCTTTCTATGCCAAAAAAATGAACAAGCCCACGCTCAAACGCCTCATTCAGGCCCCTTTACCTCCACCTCAACCAG ACGTGACGCCTTTGCTCACTAAAACGGACATCTGTGAGAACGCTGGAGCCCACCCGCGTCCTGGGGCTGAACAAAACGCTGCCG GCAACATGCTGATCCACCTGGATGAGGAGAAGACGGTCACGGTGCATCCAGTCGACCTGCTGCTGCCCTTAGATGTGGGTCCCAGCCAGAACgttgcagctccttcagctccactgGGCGCTAGGAAGGCACACAGACAGGGGAGGAAAGCCCGGGCACGCAGGCCGGGCATGTTAGCCGCTGCAGCCAGAAGCATCG ATCTGAAGCTCCCAGTGGAGAGGGCCCAgctgctggcagcagcagaggacgcCCTGCTGAGTGGTCCAGAGGGGTTCGCCATCCTGAAGAGACACAAAGTCCGAGAGCACAAGCGGGTGTACCGCTGCTCGCTGTGCAACAAGGTCTTCCAGAACAGCAGCAACCTGAACCGGCACATCCGCTCCCACG GAGACAAGCTGTTCAAATGTGACGAATGTGACAAGTTATTCAGCCGGAAGGAGAGTTTAAAGCAGCACATATCCTACAAGCACAGCAAGAACATC CCGGACCAGGAGTACAAGTACAAGTGCAACACCTGTGACAAGTCCTTTCGCCTCGAAAACGCCTTGAAGTTCCATAACTGTCGGACAG ATGACAAGACCTTCCAGTGTGATATCTGCTCCCGCTTCTTCTCCACCAACAGCAACCTGTCCAAGCATAAGAAGAAGCACGGCGAGAAGCTGTATTCCTGCGAGATCTGCAACAAGATGTTCTACCGTAAAGACGTCATGCAGGAACACCACAGGAGGCACGGCGTGG GACCCAAGCATATGAAAAGGGAGGAGATTGAGGCCAACGGAGATGAAGGGACCAAGTACAGGAAGGAGCCGTCGCCCTGCCCCATCTGCAACAAG gtgttctcctgcaggagtAACATGAACAAGCATCTTTTGACCCACGGGGACAAGAAGTACACCTGTGAGATCTGCGCGCGCAAATTCTTCCGAGTGGACGTCCTTCGAGATCACATTCACGTCCACTTTAAG GACATCGCCTTGATGAACGAGCAGGAGAGGGACGGCTTCATCAGGAAGATTGGCATCTCGGCGGGCGACAGCGACGACATGGACGACGACGAAGACGAAAGCGACCCCGGACACCACAAGTACAACTGCAAAAAATGCCAA TTGTCTTTTGCCAAAGGCCGCGAGTACCTGAAGCACATCCTGGAGCAGCACAAGGAGAAAGGCCACGGCTGTGGCATCTGTAACCGCCGCTTTGCCCTGAAGGCCACGTACAACGCTCACCTGGTCATCCACAGGGAGCAGCTGCCCGACCCCGCCGTGCAGAA ATACATCCATCCATGTGAAATCTGTGGGCGAATCTTCAACAGCATCGGTAACCTAGAACGGCACAAGATCATCCACACCG GCGTGAAGAGCCATCGCTGTGATAAGTGTAACAAGTCCTTCGCGAGGAAGGACATGCTGAAGGAGCACCTCAGGGTCCACGACGATATCAGAGACTTCCTGTGTGCCGAATGTGGGAAAG GAATGAAGACAAAACACGCTCTGAGGCACCACATGAAGCTTCACAAAGGAATCAAAGAGTACGAGTGTAAAGAGTGCAACCGCAAGTTTGCCCAGAAGGTCAACATGCTGAAGCACTATAAGAGGCACACag gtatAAAGGACTTTATGTGCGAGCTGTGTGGGAAGACCTTCAGCGAGAGGACAACTCTGGAGACGCACAAGCTGATTCACACAG TGGGGAAGACGTGGACATGCGCGACCTGCGACAAGAAGTACCTGACGGAGTACATGCTGCAGAAGCACGTCCACCTGACTCACGAGAAGGTGGAAGCCCAGTCGTGCCACCTCTGTGGGACTAAGGTGTCCACCCGCGCCTCCATGAACCGCCACCTGCGTCGCAAGCACCCCGAG GTGGCGTCGGCCAGACTGGACGAGTTTGAGGATCTGAGGGAGCCGCCAGCGGTCAGCGAGGCGTCCGTCAACGCTGTCCAG CCTTCTTTGACCATGGACAAGGACGGAATGAGTCAAGACCGCCACGGTCGAGCGTCCCGGCAGTCCAGAAAGAAGCAGAGGGTTGAGAGCGACACGGAACTGTCGGACTCGGACGAATACGTCGATTTCGGCTCCGCGGGAGAGATCAACACAGTTATTGTTGGCGAGGAGACGGAGACGAGCTCAGCTGTTCAGAGCATCCAGCAG GTGGTGGTCCTGGCTGACCCAAGCGCCCCGTCggccccctcccccaacacgcTCAGCAACATCACCGTCACACCCATCAGCACCAGTTCAGCCTCCCAGTTCACCAGCCTGCAGCCCGTGGCCGTGGGTCACCTGACCACCAACGACCGGCCCCTCACCCTGGACAACTCCATCCTcactgtgacctttgacaccgTCAGCGGCTCTGCTATGCTGCATAACAGGCAGCCCGAACTGATCCCAGAGACGGTGGGCCCCAGTGGCGCCGCCGCCACGCCCCAGTCGGTTGCCCACTTCATCAACGTGACCACGCTGGTCAACCCCATGGCTCACCAGCTGGAGACGCCAGCTCTGGCCTGGAGGCCAGTGATGGCGGCCGAAGGCCCCGCCATGGTGGAAGGCGCTCAGGAGGGTCAGGACATGCAGCCTCAGGGTCAGGAGCCGGGCCGGGCCGTCCAGAACCAGCCAgcgaacctgcagcagcagagcggctcCGCGCAGCAGATGTTCACTTACTGA